A stretch of Desulfotalea psychrophila LSv54 DNA encodes these proteins:
- a CDS encoding GNAT family N-acetyltransferase, translating into MIIRESKSRELEAIYALHMAAFDADERELVAKLAIDLIKAAHPLLSLVAVSDDLVIGHILFSPVSISNNDNLSCFILAPLAVSPARQRQGVGSQLIEHGLRTLTAQGADVVFVLGDPDYYSRSGFHPVHDVSPSYSLPYPEAWQAKELRVGALQGVSGTVECVSVLMSPELW; encoded by the coding sequence ATGATCATTAGAGAATCGAAGAGTCGTGAACTTGAGGCGATTTATGCGCTTCATATGGCAGCCTTTGATGCCGATGAGCGCGAGCTTGTGGCGAAACTGGCCATAGACTTGATCAAGGCAGCTCACCCCCTACTCTCATTGGTTGCGGTGAGCGATGATCTCGTCATTGGTCATATTCTTTTTAGTCCAGTCAGTATTTCAAATAACGACAATCTATCATGCTTTATTCTGGCGCCTCTGGCTGTATCACCTGCAAGGCAAAGGCAGGGGGTTGGCAGTCAGTTAATTGAGCATGGTTTACGAACACTTACCGCCCAGGGCGCGGATGTTGTGTTCGTCTTGGGTGATCCAGATTATTATAGCCGCAGTGGTTTTCATCCAGTTCATGATGTAAGTCCATCGTATTCATTGCCATACCCGGAGGCATGGCAGGCAAAAGAGTTAAGGGTAGGCGCATTGCAAGGGGTTTCCGGGACGGTTGAATGTGTTTCCGTTTTAATGTCGCCGGAGCTTTGGTAG